Part of the Roseofilum casamattae BLCC-M143 genome, GGAGGCCGTAGCGCGAAGTTTTGATGCGGTCTCGACCATGTTGATCAGCGAAGGCTTCACTTCCGACCATTGACGGGTCTTGAGGCCACAATCTGGGTTGACCCAGAGGTTGCGACGTGGGAGTACAGCTTCCGCTTTTGACATCAGGTTGCTCATCTCATCGGTGGGAGGTACCCGTGGCGAGTGGATGTCATAGACACCTGGGCCGATCTCATTGGGATACTTGAAGTCCACGAAGGCATCGAGCAGCTCCATATTTGAGCGTGAGGTCTCAATCGTGATCACATCGGCATCCAGAGCGGCGATCGAGTCGATGATGTCGTTGAACTCAGAGTAGCACATATGAGTGTGGATCTGGGTGTCATCCTTCACGCCGCAGGCACTGAGGTGAAACGCCTTCACCGCCCAGTCGAGATAGCGATCCCACTCGCTGTGGCGTAACGGCAAGCCTTCGCGGAAAGCAGGTTCATCGATCTGGATGGCGGCAATTCCGGCGGCTTCGAGGTCTACCACTTCATCGCGAATGGCCAGGGCAATCTGATACGTGGTGGCGGAGCGCGGCTGGTCGTCACGCACGAAACTCCACTGAAGGATTGTAACCGGGCCGGTGAGCATTCCCTTCATGGGGCGATCGGTCAGCGATTGAGCATACTCGGACCAGTAGACCGTCATCGGGTTGGGACGGCTGACATCGCCAAAAATGATCGGTGGCTTCACGTAGCGAGTACCAAAGCTTTGTACCCAGCCGGTGCTGGTAAAGGCAAAACCTTCGAGATTTTCGCCAAAATACTCCACCATGTCATTGCGCTCGAACTCGCCATGGACGGGCATATCGACTCCGATCGCATCTTGGAAGGCAACGCATTTAGCGATTTCTTCCTTCAGAAACTGGTCATAGTCTGCATCGCTTAGTTTCCCTTTTTTCCACTGGGCGCGTGCATGACGCACTTCTTTGGTCTGCGGGAATGAGCCAATGGTCGTGGTCGGGAATTCCGGCAGATTCAGCTTGGCATGTTGCTTGGGTTGGCGTTCGACGAAGGCCGAGGCGCGATCGAAATCGCTAGGCTTCACCTCAGCAAGGCGCTTTTGCACGGCATCATTGTGGATGCGATCGCTAGACTTTCGAGAAGCAGCAGCAGCACGGTTGGCTTCCAGAGTTTCTTCACTTCCCACTCCATCGAGAAGCTGCCGGAGTTCGGTGACTTCCGTGAGTTTCTCGTCAGCAAAGGCTAACCAGCTTTTTAGCTCGTCATCTAGCTTTCGTTCGTTTTGTAGGGTAACGGGGGAATGCAGCAGCGAGCAGCTAGGGGCGACCCAGAGTCGATCTGCGCCAACAGAGGCCTTGGCCTTCTGCAAAACTTCTAGCGAGGCATCGTAATCATTCTTCCAAATATTGCGACCTTCAACGATTCCGGCGGAGAGAATTTTGTTCTGTGGGAAGGAGGCTAGAACAGTGTCGATGTCCTCTGAACCGCGCACGAAATCAAAGTGCAAAGCGTCAACGGGCAACGCGAGGTAGTTATCGAGATTATCTCTCACGCCACCGAAATAGGTGGTGACGAGCAACTTGGCGGAACCTTTGGCCTTGGAGAGGCGATCGTAAGCTGTCTTCAAAGCGTCGCGCTGGCGATCGCTAAGATCCGTGGAAACAATTGGCTCATCGAGCTGTATCCATTCCGCTCCTCCGGCTGCAAGCTTACCGATAATCTCTTCATAGACGGAGAGAAGGCGATCGAGGAGGGTCAAGGGATCGAAGTCCGGGTTGCTAGAATCCTGCACCTTGCCTAGGGAGAGGTAAGTCACGGGGCCAATGAGTACCGGCTTCCCATTCATCCCCAGTGCCTTAGCTTCCGCGAGTTCGTCGAAGACTTTGGTGCCGCTCAGGGAAAACTTCGTGTCCACCCGAAACTCAGGCACGATGAAGTGGTAATTCGTGTTGAACCACTTGGTCATCTCGCTGGCGAACGTGGAAATCTTGTTCGTCTGGCAATCTTTCTCGTCTTCAACCAAAGAAGCGCCACCCTCTGTACCGCGAGCGATGGTGAAAACGGTGTTGATATCGGTTTGCCCGCCTTGCCACTGGAAGCGCGACGGCACATTGCCAAGCAGGCAACTCATGTCGAGCACTTGGTCATAAAAGGAGAAGTCGTTGACCGGGATGAGATCGATTCCGGCAGCCTGTTGCTTCTTCCAGTTGGTTTCGCGCAAGGTCTTGCCCGTAGCGAGCAGTTCAGAAAGAGACAGGTTGCCTTTCCAGTAGGCTTCCGTGGCCTTTTTCAATTCACGCTTGGCTCCAATGCGAGGGTATCCCAGCGAATGGGTTTTGATATGGCCGTTACTCATAGAATTTGGCTCCGATGTGAGGGTATTTCAGCAAATTTCTTGTGCTGTTTTCCTGGTTGCTTATTGGCATAAAAATTATCGTACCAGCCTTGACCGATGAAGTAAAATGGTATTTACTCATGAAATAATGAACTAAATTCATGGAAAGCTGATGGCATTTCTCGAACGCAGCCACCTTGAGATCGTCCGCGCGGTTGAACTGCACGGGACGATGACTGCCGCCGCAAGTGCGCTACACCTGACACAATCGGCCCTGAGCCACAGTATGCGTAAGCTGGAAGATCGGATAGGAGTGAAGCTTTGGTATCGGGAAGGACGCAGCCTTCGCCTGACTCCGGCGGGAACCCACTTGCTGGCCACAGCCAATCGCCTGATTCCCCAGTTCGTCCACACAGAAGAA contains:
- the metE gene encoding 5-methyltetrahydropteroyltriglutamate--homocysteine S-methyltransferase yields the protein MSNGHIKTHSLGYPRIGAKRELKKATEAYWKGNLSLSELLATGKTLRETNWKKQQAAGIDLIPVNDFSFYDQVLDMSCLLGNVPSRFQWQGGQTDINTVFTIARGTEGGASLVEDEKDCQTNKISTFASEMTKWFNTNYHFIVPEFRVDTKFSLSGTKVFDELAEAKALGMNGKPVLIGPVTYLSLGKVQDSSNPDFDPLTLLDRLLSVYEEIIGKLAAGGAEWIQLDEPIVSTDLSDRQRDALKTAYDRLSKAKGSAKLLVTTYFGGVRDNLDNYLALPVDALHFDFVRGSEDIDTVLASFPQNKILSAGIVEGRNIWKNDYDASLEVLQKAKASVGADRLWVAPSCSLLHSPVTLQNERKLDDELKSWLAFADEKLTEVTELRQLLDGVGSEETLEANRAAAASRKSSDRIHNDAVQKRLAEVKPSDFDRASAFVERQPKQHAKLNLPEFPTTTIGSFPQTKEVRHARAQWKKGKLSDADYDQFLKEEIAKCVAFQDAIGVDMPVHGEFERNDMVEYFGENLEGFAFTSTGWVQSFGTRYVKPPIIFGDVSRPNPMTVYWSEYAQSLTDRPMKGMLTGPVTILQWSFVRDDQPRSATTYQIALAIRDEVVDLEAAGIAAIQIDEPAFREGLPLRHSEWDRYLDWAVKAFHLSACGVKDDTQIHTHMCYSEFNDIIDSIAALDADVITIETSRSNMELLDAFVDFKYPNEIGPGVYDIHSPRVPPTDEMSNLMSKAEAVLPRRNLWVNPDCGLKTRQWSEVKPSLINMVETASKLRATASK